The window CCGCAGTATTTGCAGGCCGGCAGCCATGCGAACCTTTGACCAGGGTGGCGTCGAGCGGGATCACATTCATCAACATGCGGAAACCGAGCTTTTTTTGGAGCAGGCGCCAGAGGATTTTCAGTTTCACCGCCGGAATCTTCGGGTCGAGGAACAATTCCACCGGGTCGTAGCCGGGCTTGCGGTGAATATCCACGCAGCGCGCAAAGTCCGGCGCCTTCGCGTCGTCGAGCCAGTAATAGTAGGTGAACCAGGCGTGCTCGGAAGCAACCGCGATCAGGTCGCCGGCGCGCGGATGGTCGATGCCCATTTCCTTCTTTCCCTGCTCGCCCATTACGCCGGCCACTCCGGGTGTGCTTTCGAGCAGCGCCATCACTTCCTTCTCCAGCGTGTGATCGTTGAGGTAGATGTGAGCGACCTGGTGGTCCGCCACGACGAAGGCTTTGCTCGCGCCGCAATCGAGCATTTCCAGGCCAAGCTCGTCCTTCACCGTAAGCCAGCCCTTCTCGCGGAAAAGCCGGTTCAGATGAATCGGCGAATCCACATTGGTGATGCCGTATTCGGAAAGGAGGAGGACCTGGACCGAGCGGTTTTGAAAAAAGGAAATCAGATCGCCGACGATGGCGTCAATCTGCTGGAGGTCGCGGTGAATGGCGGGGTTGGCAGGGTGCGATGTCCGGGCTGCCACGTCTGACTCGTGAGGACCGTGCCGCTGCAGATTGTAATCAAGGTGCGGAAGATAAACGAGATT of the Candidatus Angelobacter sp. genome contains:
- a CDS encoding alkaline phosphatase family protein translates to MKRTVVINVVGLTESLIGPRTPKIAEFLKSGARAHVVPTFPAVTCTAQSNYLTGNTPAEHGIVANGWYDRELAEVQFWKQSNHLVRSRKIWDELRALDPKFTCAKLFWWYNMYSSADYSITPRPMYPADGRKFFDIYSWPYSIRTEIKKDLGEFPFPCFWGPAAGVDTPQGSADAASRWIAESAKWIENKYQPTLNLVYLPHLDYNLQRHGPHESDVAARTSHPANPAIHRDLQQIDAIVGDLISFFQNRSVQVLLLSEYGITNVDSPIHLNRLFREKGWLTVKDELGLEMLDCGASKAFVVADHQVAHIYLNDHTLEKEVMALLESTPGVAGVMGEQGKKEMGIDHPRAGDLIAVASEHAWFTYYYWLDDAKAPDFARCVDIHRKPGYDPVELFLDPKIPAVKLKILWRLLQKKLGFRMLMNVIPLDATLVKGSHGCRPANTADWPVLICEEQWLLSKPQIESTEVSAMIRRAVVDSR